A region from the Pungitius pungitius chromosome 16, fPunPun2.1, whole genome shotgun sequence genome encodes:
- the LOC119215766 gene encoding actin filament-associated protein 1-like 1 isoform X2: MDSKHQSVVMERLVNELGSLLKLLDHETVSPATSDKMASIRNILDSMQLSVNGSDVYIKSCLYGNGTSFVESLFEDFESCAVPSDCDLHMLSASPEEHKEHTEEEETAQLCKSTPNDTPPPLPTTPLPDDYYEEAVPLDPGSAPQYFTTNMNTSRDSVEDAYYEDADDNYPITRINGPPKNSYNDSDALSSSYESYEEEEDEEGKGRQQAGESPEEPVKDCRICAFLLRKKRFGQWTKQLVVVKDQKLQCYKSIKESSPHTELPLNLCNVIYVPKEGRKKRHELRFSLPGGEVLVLAVQSKEQAQRWLKVVQDVGSQCSNTEGSTSPIIQRKLELDKVLQCERQASDSDSGPTAENQSTALGPGRDTSDSLNRGKRGTFSELTGSMSRAAGKKINRIITFSKRKPPLPGEPPSASGHHDNPRCGFLSVCLSGSWKEHWCVVRGGNLYMQKEPGDRRPPVIVVPLKGAEVATGGLGPKHPFSFCILQEGSELASLEASCSEDLGRWLGVLFAETGSATLPEELHYDYIDVDTLTDIRHAARHSFLWATTTAASSSSASTDSRTYDEVYESIEADVESRAGQVRRHASFSSRDSEKTEQQAAVKRHASNVNPYARYGKTRAEEDARRYLTQKEGLERQKEALRHALVTLRMEKKEVKEEMKSAAGHGVEQRLAKLETLCKQKEEERVELELRLTEVKENLKKSLARGALGPPTDTKISNKAQGTKVEKVYNETLPINSATELRKRPPTLYASSKGNVMQKAKEWESKKGT, from the exons TCAACGGTTCAGACGTCTACATAAAAAGCTGTCTCTACGGCAACGGCACCAGTTTCGTGGAGTCTCTGTTTGAGGATTTCG AATCCTGTGCTGTTCCATCAGACTGTGACCTGCACATGCTCAGTGCCTCTCCAGAGGAGCACAAAGAgcacacagaagaagaggagacggCTCAACTCTGTAAATCG ACACCGAATGACACGCCCCCTCCTCTGCcaaccacccccctccccgatGACTACTACGAAGAGGCTGTTCCTCTTGACCCTGGTTCCGCGCCTCAGTACTTTACCACCAACATGAACA CTTCCAGGGACTCCGTGGAGGACGCCTACTATGAAGACGCAGACGATAACTACCCCATCACCAGGATTAATGGGCCGCCCAAAAACTCCT ACAACGACTCCGATGCTCTGAGCAGCTCGTACGAGTCCtacgaagaagaggaggacgaggagggcaAGGGACGACAACAGGCCGGGGAGAGTCCGGAAGAACCAGTAAAAGACTGCCGCATCTGTGCCTTCCTACTGCGGAAGAAGCGCTTTGGCCAATGGACTAAGCAGTTAGTCGTTGTCAAAGACCAAAAACTGCAG TGCTATAAGAGCATCAAAGAGAGCAGCCCCCACACAGAGCTTCCTCTGAATCTGTGTAACGTCATATACGTCCCGAAGGAAGGCCGGAAAAAGAGACATGAACTGCGCTTCTCGTTGCCTGGAGGCGAAGTTCTGGTCCTGGCGGTTCAGAGTAAAGAGCAGGCCCAGCGGTGGCTCAAG GTGGTGCAAGATGTTGGAAGCCAATGCAGCAACACTGAAGGATCCACGTCTCCGATTATACAGAGGAAGTTGGAGCTTGACAAG GTGCTGCAGTGCGAGCGGCAGGCATCGGACTCTGACAGCGGGCCGACAGCAGAAAACCAGTCCACTGCACTGGGACCAGGACGGGACACCAGTGACTCACTGA ACAGGGGGAAGCGCGGAACCTTCTCTGAGCTGACGGGCTCGATGAGCAGAGCTGCTGGGAAGAAGATCAACCGGATCATCACTTTCTCCAAACGGAAACCTCCTTTACCAGGAGAGCCTCCCTCGGCTTCTGGTCATCACGACAACCCCCGCTGCG GCttcctcagtgtgtgtctgagcgGCTCTTGGAAGGAGCATTGGTGTGTGGTGCGAGGAGGAAACTTGTACATGCAGAAGGAACCCGGGGACCGGCGGCCACCGGTCATCGTGGTGCCGCTCAAAGGTGCAGAAGTGGCGACAGGCGGCCTCGGCCCCAAACAtcccttctccttctgcatCCTGCAGGAGGGCAGCGAACTAGCATCTTTAGAG GCGAGCTGCTCGGAGGATCTGGGCCGCTGGCTGGGCGTGTTGTTTGCAGAGACCGGCAGCGCCACGCTCCCTGAAGAGCTGCACTATGACTACATCGACGTGGACACGCTCACTGACATCCGCCACGCCGCAAGGCACTCCTTCCT atGGGCCACGACCACTGCGGCTTCCTCCAGCAGCGCCTCGACAGACTCCAGGACATATGACGAGGTCTATGAAAGCATCGAG gcggATGTGGAGAGCAGAGCTGGCCAGGTGAGACGCCATGCCTCCTTCTCCAGCAGGGACTCTGAAAAAACTGAACAACAGGCAGCGGTTAAGAGACACGCCTCCA ATGTAAATCCGTACGCACGGTATGGCAAGACGCGTGCAGAGGAAGACGCCAGGCGCTACCTGACTCAGAAGGAGGGGCTGGAGAGGCAAAAGGAAGCGCTTCGACATGCACTGGTTACCCTCCGCatggagaagaaggaggtgaaggaggagatgaagagcgcTGCAG GTCATGGTGTGGAACAGCGGTTAGCCAAGCTGGAGACGCTGTGtaaacagaaagaggaggagagggtagAACTGGAGCTCAGACTGACCGAGGTCAAAGAGAACCTGAAGAAATCGTTGGCTAGAGGAGCTTTGGGTCCTCCCACTGACACAAAGATCAGCAACAAG gcacaGGGCACTAAAGTGGAGAAGGTTTACAATGAGACTCTGCCCATTAACTCTGCAACTGAGCTGCGTAAACGCCCACCAACTCTCTACGCCTCCTCCAAGGGGAATGTCATGCAGAAGGCaaag GAGTGGGAGTCAAAGAAGGGGACCTAG
- the LOC119215766 gene encoding actin filament-associated protein 1-like 1 isoform X4, with translation MDSKHQSVVMERLVNELGSLLKLLDHETVSPATSDKMASIRNILDSMQLSVNGSDVYIKSCLYGNGTSFVESLFEDFDCDLHMLSASPEEHKEHTEEEETAQLCKSTPNDTPPPLPTTPLPDDYYEEAVPLDPGSAPQYFTTNMNTSRDSVEDAYYEDADDNYPITRINGPPKNSYNDSDALSSSYESYEEEEDEEGKGRQQAGESPEEPVKDCRICAFLLRKKRFGQWTKQLVVVKDQKLQCYKSIKESSPHTELPLNLCNVIYVPKEGRKKRHELRFSLPGGEVLVLAVQSKEQAQRWLKVVQDVGSQCSNTEGSTSPIIQRKLELDKVLQCERQASDSDSGPTAENQSTALGPGRDTSDSLNRGKRGTFSELTGSMSRAAGKKINRIITFSKRKPPLPGEPPSASGHHDNPRCGFLSVCLSGSWKEHWCVVRGGNLYMQKEPGDRRPPVIVVPLKGAEVATGGLGPKHPFSFCILQEGSELASLEASCSEDLGRWLGVLFAETGSATLPEELHYDYIDVDTLTDIRHAARHSFLWATTTAASSSSASTDSRTYDEVYESIEADVESRAGQVRRHASFSSRDSEKTEQQAAVKRHASNVNPYARYGKTRAEEDARRYLTQKEGLERQKEALRHALVTLRMEKKEVKEEMKSAAGHGVEQRLAKLETLCKQKEEERVELELRLTEVKENLKKSLARGALGPPTDTKISNKAQGTKVEKVYNETLPINSATELRKRPPTLYASSKGNVMQKAKEWESKKGT, from the exons TCAACGGTTCAGACGTCTACATAAAAAGCTGTCTCTACGGCAACGGCACCAGTTTCGTGGAGTCTCTGTTTGAGGATTTCG ACTGTGACCTGCACATGCTCAGTGCCTCTCCAGAGGAGCACAAAGAgcacacagaagaagaggagacggCTCAACTCTGTAAATCG ACACCGAATGACACGCCCCCTCCTCTGCcaaccacccccctccccgatGACTACTACGAAGAGGCTGTTCCTCTTGACCCTGGTTCCGCGCCTCAGTACTTTACCACCAACATGAACA CTTCCAGGGACTCCGTGGAGGACGCCTACTATGAAGACGCAGACGATAACTACCCCATCACCAGGATTAATGGGCCGCCCAAAAACTCCT ACAACGACTCCGATGCTCTGAGCAGCTCGTACGAGTCCtacgaagaagaggaggacgaggagggcaAGGGACGACAACAGGCCGGGGAGAGTCCGGAAGAACCAGTAAAAGACTGCCGCATCTGTGCCTTCCTACTGCGGAAGAAGCGCTTTGGCCAATGGACTAAGCAGTTAGTCGTTGTCAAAGACCAAAAACTGCAG TGCTATAAGAGCATCAAAGAGAGCAGCCCCCACACAGAGCTTCCTCTGAATCTGTGTAACGTCATATACGTCCCGAAGGAAGGCCGGAAAAAGAGACATGAACTGCGCTTCTCGTTGCCTGGAGGCGAAGTTCTGGTCCTGGCGGTTCAGAGTAAAGAGCAGGCCCAGCGGTGGCTCAAG GTGGTGCAAGATGTTGGAAGCCAATGCAGCAACACTGAAGGATCCACGTCTCCGATTATACAGAGGAAGTTGGAGCTTGACAAG GTGCTGCAGTGCGAGCGGCAGGCATCGGACTCTGACAGCGGGCCGACAGCAGAAAACCAGTCCACTGCACTGGGACCAGGACGGGACACCAGTGACTCACTGA ACAGGGGGAAGCGCGGAACCTTCTCTGAGCTGACGGGCTCGATGAGCAGAGCTGCTGGGAAGAAGATCAACCGGATCATCACTTTCTCCAAACGGAAACCTCCTTTACCAGGAGAGCCTCCCTCGGCTTCTGGTCATCACGACAACCCCCGCTGCG GCttcctcagtgtgtgtctgagcgGCTCTTGGAAGGAGCATTGGTGTGTGGTGCGAGGAGGAAACTTGTACATGCAGAAGGAACCCGGGGACCGGCGGCCACCGGTCATCGTGGTGCCGCTCAAAGGTGCAGAAGTGGCGACAGGCGGCCTCGGCCCCAAACAtcccttctccttctgcatCCTGCAGGAGGGCAGCGAACTAGCATCTTTAGAG GCGAGCTGCTCGGAGGATCTGGGCCGCTGGCTGGGCGTGTTGTTTGCAGAGACCGGCAGCGCCACGCTCCCTGAAGAGCTGCACTATGACTACATCGACGTGGACACGCTCACTGACATCCGCCACGCCGCAAGGCACTCCTTCCT atGGGCCACGACCACTGCGGCTTCCTCCAGCAGCGCCTCGACAGACTCCAGGACATATGACGAGGTCTATGAAAGCATCGAG gcggATGTGGAGAGCAGAGCTGGCCAGGTGAGACGCCATGCCTCCTTCTCCAGCAGGGACTCTGAAAAAACTGAACAACAGGCAGCGGTTAAGAGACACGCCTCCA ATGTAAATCCGTACGCACGGTATGGCAAGACGCGTGCAGAGGAAGACGCCAGGCGCTACCTGACTCAGAAGGAGGGGCTGGAGAGGCAAAAGGAAGCGCTTCGACATGCACTGGTTACCCTCCGCatggagaagaaggaggtgaaggaggagatgaagagcgcTGCAG GTCATGGTGTGGAACAGCGGTTAGCCAAGCTGGAGACGCTGTGtaaacagaaagaggaggagagggtagAACTGGAGCTCAGACTGACCGAGGTCAAAGAGAACCTGAAGAAATCGTTGGCTAGAGGAGCTTTGGGTCCTCCCACTGACACAAAGATCAGCAACAAG gcacaGGGCACTAAAGTGGAGAAGGTTTACAATGAGACTCTGCCCATTAACTCTGCAACTGAGCTGCGTAAACGCCCACCAACTCTCTACGCCTCCTCCAAGGGGAATGTCATGCAGAAGGCaaag GAGTGGGAGTCAAAGAAGGGGACCTAG
- the LOC119215766 gene encoding actin filament-associated protein 1-like 1 isoform X3 encodes MDSKHQSVVMERLVNELGSLLKLLDHETVSPATSDKMASIRNILDSMQLSVNGSDVYIKSCLYGNGTSFVESLFEDFDCDLHMLSASPEEHKEHTEEEETAQLCKSTPNDTPPPLPTTPLPDDYYEEAVPLDPGSAPQYFTTNMNTASRDSVEDAYYEDADDNYPITRINGPPKNSYNDSDALSSSYESYEEEEDEEGKGRQQAGESPEEPVKDCRICAFLLRKKRFGQWTKQLVVVKDQKLQCYKSIKESSPHTELPLNLCNVIYVPKEGRKKRHELRFSLPGGEVLVLAVQSKEQAQRWLKVVQDVGSQCSNTEGSTSPIIQRKLELDKVLQCERQASDSDSGPTAENQSTALGPGRDTSDSLNRGKRGTFSELTGSMSRAAGKKINRIITFSKRKPPLPGEPPSASGHHDNPRCGFLSVCLSGSWKEHWCVVRGGNLYMQKEPGDRRPPVIVVPLKGAEVATGGLGPKHPFSFCILQEGSELASLEASCSEDLGRWLGVLFAETGSATLPEELHYDYIDVDTLTDIRHAARHSFLWATTTAASSSSASTDSRTYDEVYESIEADVESRAGQVRRHASFSSRDSEKTEQQAAVKRHASNVNPYARYGKTRAEEDARRYLTQKEGLERQKEALRHALVTLRMEKKEVKEEMKSAAGHGVEQRLAKLETLCKQKEEERVELELRLTEVKENLKKSLARGALGPPTDTKISNKAQGTKVEKVYNETLPINSATELRKRPPTLYASSKGNVMQKAKEWESKKGT; translated from the exons TCAACGGTTCAGACGTCTACATAAAAAGCTGTCTCTACGGCAACGGCACCAGTTTCGTGGAGTCTCTGTTTGAGGATTTCG ACTGTGACCTGCACATGCTCAGTGCCTCTCCAGAGGAGCACAAAGAgcacacagaagaagaggagacggCTCAACTCTGTAAATCG ACACCGAATGACACGCCCCCTCCTCTGCcaaccacccccctccccgatGACTACTACGAAGAGGCTGTTCCTCTTGACCCTGGTTCCGCGCCTCAGTACTTTACCACCAACATGAACA CAGCTTCCAGGGACTCCGTGGAGGACGCCTACTATGAAGACGCAGACGATAACTACCCCATCACCAGGATTAATGGGCCGCCCAAAAACTCCT ACAACGACTCCGATGCTCTGAGCAGCTCGTACGAGTCCtacgaagaagaggaggacgaggagggcaAGGGACGACAACAGGCCGGGGAGAGTCCGGAAGAACCAGTAAAAGACTGCCGCATCTGTGCCTTCCTACTGCGGAAGAAGCGCTTTGGCCAATGGACTAAGCAGTTAGTCGTTGTCAAAGACCAAAAACTGCAG TGCTATAAGAGCATCAAAGAGAGCAGCCCCCACACAGAGCTTCCTCTGAATCTGTGTAACGTCATATACGTCCCGAAGGAAGGCCGGAAAAAGAGACATGAACTGCGCTTCTCGTTGCCTGGAGGCGAAGTTCTGGTCCTGGCGGTTCAGAGTAAAGAGCAGGCCCAGCGGTGGCTCAAG GTGGTGCAAGATGTTGGAAGCCAATGCAGCAACACTGAAGGATCCACGTCTCCGATTATACAGAGGAAGTTGGAGCTTGACAAG GTGCTGCAGTGCGAGCGGCAGGCATCGGACTCTGACAGCGGGCCGACAGCAGAAAACCAGTCCACTGCACTGGGACCAGGACGGGACACCAGTGACTCACTGA ACAGGGGGAAGCGCGGAACCTTCTCTGAGCTGACGGGCTCGATGAGCAGAGCTGCTGGGAAGAAGATCAACCGGATCATCACTTTCTCCAAACGGAAACCTCCTTTACCAGGAGAGCCTCCCTCGGCTTCTGGTCATCACGACAACCCCCGCTGCG GCttcctcagtgtgtgtctgagcgGCTCTTGGAAGGAGCATTGGTGTGTGGTGCGAGGAGGAAACTTGTACATGCAGAAGGAACCCGGGGACCGGCGGCCACCGGTCATCGTGGTGCCGCTCAAAGGTGCAGAAGTGGCGACAGGCGGCCTCGGCCCCAAACAtcccttctccttctgcatCCTGCAGGAGGGCAGCGAACTAGCATCTTTAGAG GCGAGCTGCTCGGAGGATCTGGGCCGCTGGCTGGGCGTGTTGTTTGCAGAGACCGGCAGCGCCACGCTCCCTGAAGAGCTGCACTATGACTACATCGACGTGGACACGCTCACTGACATCCGCCACGCCGCAAGGCACTCCTTCCT atGGGCCACGACCACTGCGGCTTCCTCCAGCAGCGCCTCGACAGACTCCAGGACATATGACGAGGTCTATGAAAGCATCGAG gcggATGTGGAGAGCAGAGCTGGCCAGGTGAGACGCCATGCCTCCTTCTCCAGCAGGGACTCTGAAAAAACTGAACAACAGGCAGCGGTTAAGAGACACGCCTCCA ATGTAAATCCGTACGCACGGTATGGCAAGACGCGTGCAGAGGAAGACGCCAGGCGCTACCTGACTCAGAAGGAGGGGCTGGAGAGGCAAAAGGAAGCGCTTCGACATGCACTGGTTACCCTCCGCatggagaagaaggaggtgaaggaggagatgaagagcgcTGCAG GTCATGGTGTGGAACAGCGGTTAGCCAAGCTGGAGACGCTGTGtaaacagaaagaggaggagagggtagAACTGGAGCTCAGACTGACCGAGGTCAAAGAGAACCTGAAGAAATCGTTGGCTAGAGGAGCTTTGGGTCCTCCCACTGACACAAAGATCAGCAACAAG gcacaGGGCACTAAAGTGGAGAAGGTTTACAATGAGACTCTGCCCATTAACTCTGCAACTGAGCTGCGTAAACGCCCACCAACTCTCTACGCCTCCTCCAAGGGGAATGTCATGCAGAAGGCaaag GAGTGGGAGTCAAAGAAGGGGACCTAG
- the LOC119215766 gene encoding actin filament-associated protein 1-like 1 isoform X1, whose translation MDSKHQSVVMERLVNELGSLLKLLDHETVSPATSDKMASIRNILDSMQLSVNGSDVYIKSCLYGNGTSFVESLFEDFESCAVPSDCDLHMLSASPEEHKEHTEEEETAQLCKSTPNDTPPPLPTTPLPDDYYEEAVPLDPGSAPQYFTTNMNTASRDSVEDAYYEDADDNYPITRINGPPKNSYNDSDALSSSYESYEEEEDEEGKGRQQAGESPEEPVKDCRICAFLLRKKRFGQWTKQLVVVKDQKLQCYKSIKESSPHTELPLNLCNVIYVPKEGRKKRHELRFSLPGGEVLVLAVQSKEQAQRWLKVVQDVGSQCSNTEGSTSPIIQRKLELDKVLQCERQASDSDSGPTAENQSTALGPGRDTSDSLNRGKRGTFSELTGSMSRAAGKKINRIITFSKRKPPLPGEPPSASGHHDNPRCGFLSVCLSGSWKEHWCVVRGGNLYMQKEPGDRRPPVIVVPLKGAEVATGGLGPKHPFSFCILQEGSELASLEASCSEDLGRWLGVLFAETGSATLPEELHYDYIDVDTLTDIRHAARHSFLWATTTAASSSSASTDSRTYDEVYESIEADVESRAGQVRRHASFSSRDSEKTEQQAAVKRHASNVNPYARYGKTRAEEDARRYLTQKEGLERQKEALRHALVTLRMEKKEVKEEMKSAAGHGVEQRLAKLETLCKQKEEERVELELRLTEVKENLKKSLARGALGPPTDTKISNKAQGTKVEKVYNETLPINSATELRKRPPTLYASSKGNVMQKAKEWESKKGT comes from the exons TCAACGGTTCAGACGTCTACATAAAAAGCTGTCTCTACGGCAACGGCACCAGTTTCGTGGAGTCTCTGTTTGAGGATTTCG AATCCTGTGCTGTTCCATCAGACTGTGACCTGCACATGCTCAGTGCCTCTCCAGAGGAGCACAAAGAgcacacagaagaagaggagacggCTCAACTCTGTAAATCG ACACCGAATGACACGCCCCCTCCTCTGCcaaccacccccctccccgatGACTACTACGAAGAGGCTGTTCCTCTTGACCCTGGTTCCGCGCCTCAGTACTTTACCACCAACATGAACA CAGCTTCCAGGGACTCCGTGGAGGACGCCTACTATGAAGACGCAGACGATAACTACCCCATCACCAGGATTAATGGGCCGCCCAAAAACTCCT ACAACGACTCCGATGCTCTGAGCAGCTCGTACGAGTCCtacgaagaagaggaggacgaggagggcaAGGGACGACAACAGGCCGGGGAGAGTCCGGAAGAACCAGTAAAAGACTGCCGCATCTGTGCCTTCCTACTGCGGAAGAAGCGCTTTGGCCAATGGACTAAGCAGTTAGTCGTTGTCAAAGACCAAAAACTGCAG TGCTATAAGAGCATCAAAGAGAGCAGCCCCCACACAGAGCTTCCTCTGAATCTGTGTAACGTCATATACGTCCCGAAGGAAGGCCGGAAAAAGAGACATGAACTGCGCTTCTCGTTGCCTGGAGGCGAAGTTCTGGTCCTGGCGGTTCAGAGTAAAGAGCAGGCCCAGCGGTGGCTCAAG GTGGTGCAAGATGTTGGAAGCCAATGCAGCAACACTGAAGGATCCACGTCTCCGATTATACAGAGGAAGTTGGAGCTTGACAAG GTGCTGCAGTGCGAGCGGCAGGCATCGGACTCTGACAGCGGGCCGACAGCAGAAAACCAGTCCACTGCACTGGGACCAGGACGGGACACCAGTGACTCACTGA ACAGGGGGAAGCGCGGAACCTTCTCTGAGCTGACGGGCTCGATGAGCAGAGCTGCTGGGAAGAAGATCAACCGGATCATCACTTTCTCCAAACGGAAACCTCCTTTACCAGGAGAGCCTCCCTCGGCTTCTGGTCATCACGACAACCCCCGCTGCG GCttcctcagtgtgtgtctgagcgGCTCTTGGAAGGAGCATTGGTGTGTGGTGCGAGGAGGAAACTTGTACATGCAGAAGGAACCCGGGGACCGGCGGCCACCGGTCATCGTGGTGCCGCTCAAAGGTGCAGAAGTGGCGACAGGCGGCCTCGGCCCCAAACAtcccttctccttctgcatCCTGCAGGAGGGCAGCGAACTAGCATCTTTAGAG GCGAGCTGCTCGGAGGATCTGGGCCGCTGGCTGGGCGTGTTGTTTGCAGAGACCGGCAGCGCCACGCTCCCTGAAGAGCTGCACTATGACTACATCGACGTGGACACGCTCACTGACATCCGCCACGCCGCAAGGCACTCCTTCCT atGGGCCACGACCACTGCGGCTTCCTCCAGCAGCGCCTCGACAGACTCCAGGACATATGACGAGGTCTATGAAAGCATCGAG gcggATGTGGAGAGCAGAGCTGGCCAGGTGAGACGCCATGCCTCCTTCTCCAGCAGGGACTCTGAAAAAACTGAACAACAGGCAGCGGTTAAGAGACACGCCTCCA ATGTAAATCCGTACGCACGGTATGGCAAGACGCGTGCAGAGGAAGACGCCAGGCGCTACCTGACTCAGAAGGAGGGGCTGGAGAGGCAAAAGGAAGCGCTTCGACATGCACTGGTTACCCTCCGCatggagaagaaggaggtgaaggaggagatgaagagcgcTGCAG GTCATGGTGTGGAACAGCGGTTAGCCAAGCTGGAGACGCTGTGtaaacagaaagaggaggagagggtagAACTGGAGCTCAGACTGACCGAGGTCAAAGAGAACCTGAAGAAATCGTTGGCTAGAGGAGCTTTGGGTCCTCCCACTGACACAAAGATCAGCAACAAG gcacaGGGCACTAAAGTGGAGAAGGTTTACAATGAGACTCTGCCCATTAACTCTGCAACTGAGCTGCGTAAACGCCCACCAACTCTCTACGCCTCCTCCAAGGGGAATGTCATGCAGAAGGCaaag GAGTGGGAGTCAAAGAAGGGGACCTAG